In one Desulfurobacterium atlanticum genomic region, the following are encoded:
- a CDS encoding chemotaxis protein CheW, which produces MQIEDGKKKELEIEEIVGATVSKEIQVIGFELGRELVGIPIEEIIEITTDKDITPVPKSPEFVLGVMNLRGKIVPVTTVKKKLGIPEELPEDIYSRNKIIILDTEFGEVGIIVDEIVGSIKFFEDDVLPEPTGTIGIEIKHIKGVVQLEDNKLLIILNTKTIFSREES; this is translated from the coding sequence ATGCAAATAGAGGATGGGAAGAAAAAAGAGCTTGAGATAGAAGAGATAGTAGGAGCTACAGTTTCAAAAGAGATACAGGTTATAGGTTTTGAGCTTGGAAGGGAGCTTGTTGGTATTCCTATAGAGGAGATTATAGAGATAACAACCGATAAGGATATAACTCCTGTTCCTAAATCCCCTGAGTTTGTTCTTGGTGTTATGAATCTAAGGGGAAAGATAGTTCCTGTAACAACTGTGAAGAAAAAGTTGGGAATTCCTGAAGAATTGCCCGAAGATATTTATTCACGGAACAAAATAATCATTCTTGATACAGAATTTGGAGAAGTGGGTATAATAGTTGATGAGATAGTTGGTTCTATAAAGTTTTTTGAGGATGATGTTTTACCTGAACCAACAGGAACAATAGGGATAGAAATAAAGCATATTAAAGGGGTTGTTCAACTTGAAGATAATAAACTTCTTATAATCTTAAATACCAAAACAATCTTTTCCCGGGAGGAGAGTTAA
- a CDS encoding [Fe-Fe] hydrogenase large subunit C-terminal domain-containing protein, with amino-acid sequence MNQKLSSVVGVDSSKCVDCNACLRACVAKYCHDVSGDHPEINSDLCVGCGECIKVCEHGARYPKDDFDKFVRDLKAGVPMVAIVAPAVAAEFPEDYLRLNGWLKSIGVKAVFDVSFGAELCTKTYIEYIKEKNPDTVIASPCPALVTYIELYRPELLKYLSPVLSPMLCTVKWVKEFLPEYRNCKVVVISPCVAKRREFDEVGLADYNVTFYSIRKFFERSLIDLKLFPEVEYDNPPAERAVFFPEPGGLLKTAERFMPGIREKTRKIEAPKIVYKYLDSYKKSVEKGVQPLLVDCLNCEWGCVGGPATTTEERFTLDEAENYIKERFKRQIENLKKLYKEKPPEKAIDDILEEYWRPGLYERSFKNLHDNFTSEIKIPTEEQIYDIFRKMHKFSKEDIKNCTACGYPGCREMAIAIFNGLNKRENCIFYEKSLSIGVEEQKSLVRDLSEVYRELSANICYSMTKIEKLKNQVDSFIENFNKIKEEAGKEEENINRMIESLQKLFDDITVLSESIERIKEASAQNIQDIMENTHKITGTIDIIDAMSESTNRAINRIYEVKKKADEVDSILQTILNITQKTNLLSLNAAIEAARAGEAGKGFAVVADEVRKLAKLSSTAAKEISKFIDEIKNVVQETVDVAKETQNLSKKGKESSQVALKAIDSIKGKLEETNSMIEDIAKIIESEKEESENIKEGIETVKESTRNVVRVVSEQEALTEKINLYVAALEGSAEGVKEASKKVKEKVEILEDCVKRLGEE; translated from the coding sequence ATGAATCAGAAACTTTCTTCAGTAGTTGGTGTAGATAGTTCCAAGTGCGTTGACTGTAATGCATGTTTAAGAGCGTGTGTTGCCAAATACTGTCACGATGTTTCTGGTGACCATCCAGAGATAAATTCTGACCTTTGCGTTGGGTGCGGAGAGTGTATAAAGGTTTGTGAGCACGGAGCCCGTTATCCAAAAGATGACTTTGATAAGTTTGTAAGGGATTTGAAGGCAGGTGTTCCTATGGTTGCTATAGTGGCGCCTGCTGTAGCTGCTGAGTTTCCAGAAGATTATTTAAGGCTTAACGGCTGGCTTAAATCTATAGGGGTAAAAGCTGTTTTTGATGTTAGCTTTGGTGCAGAGCTTTGCACTAAAACCTACATAGAGTATATAAAAGAGAAAAATCCTGATACTGTTATAGCTTCACCGTGCCCTGCACTTGTAACATACATAGAGCTTTATAGACCGGAGCTTTTAAAGTATCTTTCTCCTGTTTTAAGTCCGATGCTCTGCACTGTTAAGTGGGTAAAAGAGTTTTTGCCAGAATATAGAAACTGTAAGGTTGTTGTTATATCTCCGTGTGTAGCTAAACGAAGAGAGTTTGATGAAGTTGGTCTTGCTGATTACAATGTTACTTTTTACTCGATTAGAAAGTTTTTTGAGAGAAGCCTTATTGATTTAAAACTGTTTCCAGAAGTTGAGTATGATAATCCACCGGCAGAAAGAGCGGTATTTTTTCCAGAACCGGGAGGGCTTTTAAAAACGGCGGAAAGATTTATGCCCGGGATAAGAGAGAAAACGCGTAAGATAGAAGCTCCGAAAATTGTTTACAAGTATCTTGATTCCTATAAAAAATCTGTTGAAAAGGGTGTTCAGCCACTTCTTGTTGACTGTTTAAACTGTGAGTGGGGGTGTGTTGGGGGACCTGCAACAACAACAGAAGAGAGATTCACCCTTGATGAAGCTGAAAACTATATAAAAGAAAGGTTTAAAAGGCAGATTGAAAATTTAAAGAAACTTTATAAAGAGAAACCTCCTGAAAAGGCGATAGATGATATTTTAGAAGAATACTGGAGACCCGGTCTTTATGAAAGGAGCTTTAAAAATCTTCACGATAATTTCACTTCCGAAATAAAGATTCCTACAGAGGAGCAGATTTACGACATATTCAGAAAAATGCATAAATTTTCCAAAGAGGATATTAAAAACTGCACAGCCTGCGGTTATCCCGGGTGTAGAGAGATGGCTATTGCTATATTTAACGGTTTGAATAAAAGGGAGAACTGTATCTTTTATGAAAAATCACTCAGTATAGGGGTGGAAGAGCAGAAATCATTGGTCAGGGATCTATCTGAAGTTTATAGAGAGCTTTCAGCCAATATATGCTACAGTATGACAAAAATAGAAAAACTTAAAAACCAGGTAGATTCTTTTATTGAAAATTTCAACAAAATAAAAGAGGAGGCGGGGAAAGAGGAAGAGAATATAAATAGAATGATAGAATCCTTGCAGAAACTTTTTGATGATATAACTGTTTTATCTGAAAGTATAGAGCGAATAAAAGAAGCATCTGCGCAAAACATTCAGGATATTATGGAGAACACTCATAAGATTACTGGCACTATAGATATCATTGATGCGATGAGTGAGTCAACAAACAGAGCTATAAACAGAATATATGAGGTGAAGAAGAAAGCGGATGAAGTAGATTCAATTCTTCAGACAATTTTAAACATAACACAGAAAACAAATCTACTGTCTCTTAACGCTGCAATAGAGGCAGCAAGGGCAGGAGAGGCAGGGAAAGGCTTTGCAGTTGTTGCTGATGAGGTTAGAAAACTTGCTAAGCTCTCGTCAACTGCTGCTAAAGAGATAAGTAAATTTATTGATGAGATTAAAAATGTTGTTCAGGAAACGGTGGATGTGGCAAAAGAGACCCAGAATTTATCTAAAAAAGGCAAGGAATCCTCGCAGGTTGCCCTAAAAGCTATAGATAGTATTAAAGGCAAACTGGAAGAAACAAACAGTATGATAGAAGATATAGCTAAAATTATAGAGAGTGAAAAAGAGGAAAGTGAAAATATAAAAGAAGGTATAGAGACTGTTAAGGAAAGCACAAGGAATGTTGTTAGAGTTGTTTCTGAGCAGGAAGCTTTAACGGAAAAGATAAATCTTTATGTCGCTGCTCTTGAGGGAAGTGCCGAAGGTGTTAAAGAGGCATCTAAGAAGGTTAAAGAGAAAGTTGAAATTCTGGAAGATTGTGTTAAAAGACTTGGTGAGGAGTAG
- a CDS encoding patatin-like phospholipase family protein: MKKIGVALSGGFLRGIAHAGFLKGLEQKGISPAVISGASAGAIVGALYAHGFSPEKIGQIARELNWKKLATPSFKGGLFKLTKLKTKLEEFIGDVDIKDLKIPFALTVVELKTLKTKFVTEGKASDWIVASCSIPPLFAPWKIDGNYYIDGGIRNSMPAEFPKAAGCDIVIGSSVHFVDTRYDPESLTDVALRVGMAQCIENETYRAPFCDIVVNHYLPGSPFDFNNVENFFKTGYENGIKVAEEVKKWL, translated from the coding sequence ATGAAAAAAATAGGAGTAGCTTTATCGGGAGGTTTCCTGCGTGGTATTGCCCACGCAGGATTTCTAAAGGGTCTTGAGCAGAAAGGTATATCTCCTGCCGTTATATCTGGAGCAAGTGCAGGAGCAATAGTCGGAGCTTTGTATGCCCACGGTTTCAGCCCTGAAAAAATAGGCCAAATAGCCCGAGAGCTAAACTGGAAAAAACTTGCAACCCCATCTTTTAAAGGGGGACTGTTTAAACTTACAAAGCTCAAAACTAAACTTGAAGAGTTTATAGGCGATGTTGACATAAAAGACTTAAAAATTCCTTTTGCTCTAACGGTTGTTGAGCTAAAAACATTGAAAACAAAGTTTGTGACAGAGGGAAAAGCTTCAGACTGGATAGTTGCATCCTGCTCCATTCCCCCGCTTTTTGCTCCGTGGAAGATAGACGGTAACTACTATATTGACGGTGGAATAAGAAACTCAATGCCTGCAGAATTTCCGAAAGCTGCAGGTTGTGACATAGTTATCGGTTCAAGTGTTCATTTCGTTGACACCAGATACGATCCTGAATCTCTAACCGATGTTGCATTAAGGGTTGGAATGGCTCAGTGTATTGAAAATGAAACATACAGAGCACCTTTCTGCGATATTGTTGTAAACCATTACCTTCCCGGTTCTCCATTTGATTTTAACAACGTTGAAAACTTTTTTAAAACAGGTTATGAAAACGGGATAAAAGTAGCTGAGGAGGTTAAAAAGTGGCTTTAA
- a CDS encoding D-glycero-alpha-D-manno-heptose-1,7-bisphosphate 7-phosphatase, with protein MKKAIFLDRDNTLIEDEGYIHEPEKVKLLPTVGEGLKLLKEKGFLLIVVSNQSGIGRGYFKEEDFHAVNKKLNSLLKENFNVEIDDFFFCPHKPDDNCLCRKPKTLLFKKAAEKWKINISESFMIGDKEIDVEAGKNAGCKRSFLAKDKLFIEIVKEILEKI; from the coding sequence ATGAAAAAGGCAATTTTTCTTGACAGAGACAATACACTGATTGAAGATGAAGGATACATCCATGAACCTGAGAAGGTTAAGCTACTGCCAACTGTAGGTGAAGGATTAAAACTCCTTAAAGAGAAAGGATTTCTTTTAATCGTTGTCTCCAACCAGTCAGGAATAGGAAGAGGATATTTTAAAGAAGAAGATTTCCACGCTGTCAATAAAAAGCTCAACAGTCTGCTTAAAGAAAACTTTAACGTTGAAATTGATGACTTTTTCTTCTGTCCTCACAAGCCTGATGACAACTGCCTGTGCAGGAAACCAAAAACGCTGCTTTTTAAAAAAGCCGCAGAAAAGTGGAAAATAAACATATCAGAAAGTTTTATGATAGGTGACAAAGAGATAGATGTGGAAGCTGGAAAAAATGCAGGATGTAAAAGAAGTTTCCTTGCAAAGGATAAACTCTTTATAGAGATTGTAAAGGAGATTTTAGAAAAGATATGA
- the lpxB gene encoding lipid-A-disaccharide synthase: protein MKKLLIVTGELSGFNYAREIVKRLRGKYKITGVFLDDIDGAETLFSAKNITAFGLFEAITKLPAIRKGLKTIENYLKSGKPDAVLLIDFPGFNLKVAEIAKSQGIKVLYFISPKFWAWNYKRGEKIVKFVNRMFVIFPFEVELYRKLGFDATYVGNPLVEMVKPSKGEREFLETLRLKNNPILLMPGSRPSEIRYLLKPLLLTAKEIKKQFPYIEFVLPVAESLSFESIKNLTQNVFNNVKLVKGEEAYNCMFYSQFGIIASGTASLEAAIAGLPHIVVYKLHPLTFMVAKRVVKLPFISLPNIIAGEKVVREVLQKDVNPANLTEIFTSNFKQKEKIKEKLKMKVKPKLKGNAIENLCLEIEKELK from the coding sequence ATGAAAAAACTGCTTATAGTTACAGGAGAGCTTTCAGGTTTTAATTACGCAAGGGAAATTGTTAAACGGCTAAGGGGAAAATATAAAATAACCGGAGTTTTTCTTGATGATATTGATGGTGCAGAAACTCTTTTTAGTGCAAAAAATATAACCGCTTTCGGGCTTTTTGAAGCGATAACCAAACTTCCGGCAATAAGAAAAGGGCTAAAAACAATTGAAAACTACCTTAAATCTGGAAAACCTGACGCAGTCCTTCTTATAGATTTTCCGGGATTCAATTTAAAGGTTGCTGAAATTGCAAAGTCTCAAGGTATAAAAGTTCTTTATTTTATCTCTCCAAAATTCTGGGCATGGAACTACAAAAGAGGAGAAAAAATTGTAAAATTTGTAAACAGAATGTTTGTAATCTTTCCTTTTGAGGTAGAGCTTTATAGAAAGCTTGGATTTGATGCCACTTATGTAGGTAATCCTCTTGTTGAGATGGTTAAACCTTCAAAGGGAGAAAGGGAGTTTCTTGAAACATTAAGATTAAAAAACAACCCGATACTCCTAATGCCTGGAAGCAGACCCTCAGAAATCAGATACCTTCTAAAACCGCTCCTTCTAACAGCAAAAGAGATTAAAAAGCAGTTTCCTTACATAGAGTTCGTTCTTCCTGTTGCTGAAAGCTTATCCTTTGAAAGCATCAAAAATCTCACTCAAAACGTCTTTAACAACGTAAAACTTGTTAAAGGTGAAGAAGCTTACAACTGTATGTTCTATTCACAATTTGGAATAATAGCCTCAGGAACTGCAAGCCTTGAAGCAGCAATAGCAGGTCTTCCTCATATAGTTGTTTATAAACTGCACCCTTTAACGTTTATGGTGGCAAAAAGGGTTGTTAAACTTCCATTTATCTCTCTTCCCAACATCATAGCCGGTGAAAAAGTGGTGAGAGAAGTTTTACAAAAAGATGTAAATCCTGCCAATCTTACAGAAATATTTACATCAAACTTCAAACAAAAAGAGAAAATAAAAGAAAAACTTAAAATGAAAGTAAAACCAAAACTTAAAGGAAACGCCATAGAAAATCTCTGTTTGGAAATAGAAAAAGAACTTAAGTAA
- a CDS encoding S-adenosylmethionine decarboxylase family protein: MEFVGRHIMMDAVVSDIRRINAIQPIYDYMEEMARQLDMTLVYPPIVARFPFAQSELEQFVKKLSEENVKSATLQFMEEVLKRRATEDSGVSGVSIWLESHCTIHTWPEEKFFSLDAYSCKDFDPMVAFELTVKWFKVEYASFVDVERYIGGPCKIKAYEYKNGELRPCEPSIK; encoded by the coding sequence ATGGAATTTGTCGGAAGACATATAATGATGGATGCTGTTGTTTCAGATATTAGAAGGATAAACGCAATACAGCCTATATATGACTATATGGAGGAGATGGCGAGACAGCTTGATATGACTCTTGTTTATCCTCCTATTGTGGCACGTTTTCCTTTTGCTCAATCCGAGCTTGAGCAGTTTGTTAAAAAGCTTTCTGAAGAGAATGTTAAAAGTGCCACTTTGCAGTTTATGGAAGAGGTATTAAAAAGAAGAGCAACAGAAGACAGCGGTGTGTCAGGTGTTTCAATATGGCTTGAGAGCCATTGCACAATTCACACATGGCCTGAAGAGAAGTTTTTCAGCCTTGACGCTTACAGTTGTAAAGATTTTGACCCTATGGTTGCTTTTGAGCTTACGGTTAAGTGGTTTAAGGTTGAGTATGCTTCTTTTGTTGATGTTGAAAGATACATAGGCGGTCCCTGCAAAATAAAAGCTTATGAATATAAGAACGGTGAACTAAGGCCATGTGAACCTTCAATAAAGTAA
- the rsmI gene encoding 16S rRNA (cytidine(1402)-2'-O)-methyltransferase encodes MCGNSLKGTLYVVATPIGNLKDITLRAIEILKNSDIIAAEDTRRTRELLSALGIKGKRLISCHEHNEKEITEKILNYLREGLSVSLVSDAGTPTISDPGYKVVRAVREEGFNVTPIPGASAVIAALSASGFPTDRFLFYGFLPKKRKKRQETLKEILYMPWTVAVYESPHRIEETLKEIATLMPEKRLGIYREITKLYEEFLEGTAGELIEKVKPKGEFVLLFYPFKEENKEENIEELILSFKKEGLSLKEAVKKTCQITGRKRNEIYQKALEIYKK; translated from the coding sequence ATGTGTGGCAATTCTTTAAAAGGCACTCTTTATGTAGTAGCAACACCTATAGGGAATCTTAAAGATATAACATTAAGAGCTATCGAAATCCTTAAAAATTCTGACATTATTGCTGCTGAAGATACAAGAAGAACAAGAGAACTGCTTTCAGCACTTGGAATAAAAGGGAAAAGGCTCATCTCCTGCCACGAACATAACGAAAAAGAGATAACCGAAAAAATACTAAATTATCTGAGAGAAGGTTTATCGGTGTCTCTTGTCTCTGATGCAGGAACACCAACTATAAGCGACCCCGGATATAAAGTGGTAAGAGCGGTAAGGGAAGAAGGATTTAACGTTACACCCATCCCGGGAGCATCAGCTGTTATAGCCGCTCTTTCAGCTTCAGGATTTCCTACTGACAGATTTCTCTTTTACGGATTTCTACCTAAAAAGAGGAAAAAACGGCAGGAAACATTAAAAGAGATTCTCTACATGCCGTGGACAGTAGCGGTATATGAATCACCACACAGAATAGAAGAAACACTAAAGGAAATAGCCACGCTGATGCCAGAAAAGAGACTTGGAATTTACAGGGAGATAACAAAACTTTACGAAGAGTTTCTGGAAGGAACAGCCGGTGAATTGATTGAGAAAGTAAAACCTAAAGGAGAGTTTGTTCTTCTGTTTTATCCTTTTAAAGAAGAAAACAAAGAGGAAAATATAGAAGAATTAATTCTGTCTTTTAAAAAGGAAGGGCTATCTCTAAAGGAAGCTGTAAAGAAAACCTGCCAGATAACAGGCAGAAAAAGAAACGAAATCTACCAAAAAGCGCTGGAAATATACAAAAAATAG
- a CDS encoding chemotaxis protein CheA: MKINIPPDMQEIFEEFLVEASEILDNLDQDLIDLENSPEDSDLINRIFRGMHTLKGGAGFLNLTTIVELAHRMEDIFNKVRNGELKITSDQLDILFEGLDRLKEALDMLKEETEIPDPEDIDDILKKLDSILEGDGTANSSQESVSESSENSEDTNSENEEKAQNKKIKFKADVPEELRKLIEKYPDKDLAGLLEEIILMPPEERPMDIIPVIEKLIEEGKEIKDLIEVEEEKTDFGSGKVETTKSESLQNKPQQDTQEVSTTKTSKEQTSKSQAKSVSKEKKKSSDVIRIDVERIENLMNLVGEIVLDRNRIMRLISQLEKEVRSETIEQLNETVISMDRTVSDLQVAVMKLRMQPIKKIFSKFPRIVRDLSKKLGKKVNLVIEGEDTELDKSILDKLEDPLIHLVRNSLDHGLETPEERVMMGKPEVGTIKLFAYHEGDHIIIGISDDGRGINVEKVKQKAIEKGLITPDQARQMSDKDAYSLILMPGFSTKDQVTELSGRGVGMDVVASVIYSLRGTIEIDSEEGKGTTIILKLPLTVAIIRTLIIGVNNQIFSIPLHAIIEIVKYEEDKVKSVGRFKSLVLRDEVLPLFSLNELLGIEESEDKKFVVVVKVGEKFIAVAVDKLYGEEEIVIKSMGELLEDVPGIAGATIAGDGRVILILDINSLLSDIKKQLLGVL; encoded by the coding sequence ATGAAAATAAATATTCCACCTGATATGCAGGAGATATTTGAGGAGTTTCTTGTTGAAGCATCAGAAATTCTTGATAACCTTGACCAGGATTTAATAGACCTTGAAAATTCTCCTGAAGATAGTGATTTGATAAACCGTATCTTTAGAGGAATGCATACTCTTAAAGGTGGAGCAGGATTTCTTAATCTTACCACTATTGTAGAGCTTGCTCATAGAATGGAAGATATATTTAATAAGGTAAGGAACGGTGAGCTTAAAATCACCTCGGACCAGCTTGATATACTGTTTGAAGGACTTGACAGGTTAAAAGAAGCTTTGGATATGCTTAAAGAGGAAACAGAGATACCTGATCCTGAAGATATAGATGACATTCTTAAAAAACTTGATTCTATTCTTGAGGGGGATGGAACGGCAAACTCAAGTCAAGAAAGTGTATCTGAAAGTTCTGAAAATTCTGAAGATACAAATTCTGAAAATGAAGAGAAAGCTCAGAATAAAAAGATAAAATTCAAGGCGGATGTGCCTGAAGAGTTGCGAAAACTTATAGAGAAGTATCCTGATAAAGATCTTGCTGGCCTTCTTGAAGAGATAATTCTTATGCCTCCAGAAGAAAGGCCTATGGATATTATTCCTGTGATAGAGAAACTGATAGAGGAGGGAAAAGAAATAAAAGACTTGATTGAGGTTGAAGAGGAAAAAACAGATTTTGGATCTGGAAAAGTGGAAACTACTAAATCTGAAAGTTTACAAAATAAACCTCAGCAGGATACTCAAGAAGTTTCAACTACCAAAACTTCCAAGGAGCAAACCTCAAAAAGCCAGGCCAAATCAGTATCCAAAGAGAAGAAAAAAAGCAGTGATGTTATAAGAATTGATGTAGAAAGAATTGAGAATCTTATGAATCTTGTTGGGGAGATAGTTCTTGATAGAAACAGAATTATGAGACTTATTTCTCAGCTTGAGAAAGAAGTGCGTTCTGAAACTATAGAGCAGCTTAATGAAACTGTTATAAGTATGGACAGAACTGTAAGTGATCTTCAGGTTGCAGTAATGAAGCTTAGAATGCAACCTATTAAAAAGATATTTTCAAAATTTCCCCGTATTGTTCGGGATTTGTCCAAAAAACTTGGTAAGAAGGTTAATCTTGTTATAGAAGGTGAAGACACAGAACTTGATAAATCAATTCTTGATAAACTTGAAGACCCTCTTATTCACCTTGTTAGAAACTCTCTTGACCACGGACTTGAAACACCTGAAGAAAGAGTGATGATGGGCAAACCTGAAGTTGGAACGATAAAACTTTTTGCTTACCATGAGGGTGATCACATAATCATCGGTATTTCTGATGATGGAAGAGGAATAAACGTTGAGAAAGTTAAGCAGAAAGCCATAGAAAAGGGGCTTATAACTCCTGATCAGGCAAGGCAGATGAGTGATAAAGACGCTTACAGCCTTATCTTGATGCCGGGATTTTCTACTAAAGACCAGGTTACAGAGCTTTCCGGTCGTGGTGTAGGTATGGATGTTGTTGCTTCTGTTATCTACTCTTTAAGGGGAACAATAGAGATAGACAGTGAGGAAGGTAAAGGAACAACAATAATCCTAAAACTTCCGTTAACTGTGGCAATTATAAGAACGCTTATTATAGGTGTAAACAATCAAATATTCTCAATTCCTCTTCATGCAATTATAGAGATAGTTAAGTATGAGGAGGATAAGGTAAAAAGTGTTGGTAGGTTCAAAAGTCTTGTTTTAAGGGATGAGGTTTTACCACTATTTAGTCTTAATGAGTTATTGGGTATTGAGGAGTCGGAAGATAAAAAGTTTGTTGTAGTTGTTAAGGTGGGAGAGAAGTTTATAGCTGTTGCGGTGGATAAACTTTACGGTGAGGAAGAGATAGTTATTAAGTCTATGGGTGAGCTTCTTGAAGATGTTCCGGGTATAGCTGGTGCCACTATCGCAGGTGATGGAAGAGTTATTTTAATACTTGATATCAACTCTTTACTAAGTGATATTAAAAAACAGCTTTTAGGAGTGCTGTGA
- a CDS encoding metal-dependent hydrolase has translation MAKLKYLGHATFYLEGEEIKAIIDPFLSQNPWNIAKPEDFTDLNYIFVTHGHGDHLGDAVEIAKRTGATIVSIFEVANYCNKKGANIHPMHIGGTYNFPFGKVKLTPAAHGSAIVEGDELLYGGNPCGVIIEVEGKKVYHAGDTGLIADMELLGKYENIDIALLPIGGNFTMDPEDAAIAASMIKPKIAIPMHYKTWPIIDKEPEEFKKFAEEKGVNVKIVKPGEEITF, from the coding sequence ATGGCAAAGCTAAAATATCTCGGCCATGCAACATTCTATCTTGAAGGAGAAGAAATCAAAGCTATCATAGACCCGTTTCTCTCTCAGAATCCCTGGAACATAGCAAAGCCAGAAGACTTTACAGACCTTAACTACATATTTGTAACCCACGGACACGGAGACCACTTAGGTGATGCAGTTGAAATAGCAAAAAGAACCGGAGCAACCATAGTTTCAATCTTTGAAGTTGCAAACTACTGCAATAAAAAAGGAGCAAATATCCATCCAATGCACATAGGCGGAACATATAACTTCCCTTTTGGAAAGGTGAAGTTAACTCCTGCAGCCCACGGAAGTGCAATTGTTGAAGGGGATGAACTCCTTTACGGTGGAAATCCATGCGGAGTTATAATAGAAGTTGAAGGAAAGAAAGTTTATCACGCTGGAGATACCGGTCTTATAGCAGACATGGAACTTCTTGGTAAGTATGAAAATATAGATATAGCCCTCCTTCCGATAGGCGGAAACTTCACAATGGATCCTGAAGATGCAGCTATTGCCGCGTCAATGATAAAACCTAAAATTGCCATTCCAATGCACTACAAAACATGGCCAATAATTGATAAAGAACCGGAAGAGTTCAAAAAGTTTGCCGAAGAAAAAGGTGTAAATGTTAAAATTGTAAAACCAGGTGAGGAGATAACTTTTTAA
- a CDS encoding aspartate-semialdehyde dehydrogenase: protein MAYNVAVVGATGAVGKEMIKILEERNFPVKNLKLLASARSAGKKLLFKGEEITVEELKPESFEGIDIALFSAGGDRSKQFAPEAVKRGAVVIDNSSAFRMDKDVPLVVPEVNPEDVKWHKGIIANPNCSTIQMVVVLKPLYDLSKIKRVVVSTYQAVSGAGAEAIEELKKQTGAILNEKEPPAPHKIPKQIAFNCVPQIDVFFEDGYTKEEHKMVNETKKIMHDESIKVSATCVRVPVFIGHSESVNVEFEKPVSVETAMEALKKAPGVSVVDDFKNGIYPTPVDVAGKDDVLVGRIRKDDTIDNGLNLWIVGDNLRKGAALNAVQIAEILIQENLI, encoded by the coding sequence ATGGCATACAACGTTGCTGTTGTCGGTGCAACAGGTGCTGTGGGAAAAGAGATGATAAAAATCCTTGAAGAGAGAAATTTCCCGGTTAAAAATCTCAAACTTCTTGCATCTGCCCGGTCTGCAGGGAAAAAACTTCTATTCAAAGGTGAAGAGATAACCGTTGAAGAACTAAAACCTGAATCTTTTGAAGGTATTGATATAGCGCTCTTTTCAGCAGGAGGAGACAGAAGCAAACAGTTTGCACCAGAAGCTGTAAAAAGAGGAGCCGTTGTAATAGACAACAGCTCAGCATTCAGAATGGATAAGGATGTCCCTCTTGTTGTGCCGGAAGTAAACCCTGAAGATGTTAAATGGCACAAAGGAATAATAGCAAACCCTAACTGCTCAACAATTCAGATGGTTGTTGTTTTAAAACCTTTGTATGATTTATCAAAAATTAAAAGGGTAGTTGTTTCAACATACCAGGCTGTTTCAGGAGCCGGAGCTGAAGCGATAGAAGAACTTAAAAAGCAAACAGGAGCCATCTTAAATGAAAAAGAACCGCCAGCACCACACAAAATACCAAAACAGATAGCGTTTAACTGTGTTCCACAGATAGATGTATTCTTTGAAGACGGCTACACAAAAGAGGAACACAAAATGGTTAATGAAACAAAAAAGATAATGCATGATGAAAGCATAAAAGTATCAGCTACCTGCGTGAGAGTGCCTGTTTTCATCGGCCATTCTGAAAGTGTTAATGTTGAATTTGAAAAACCAGTTTCTGTAGAAACAGCAATGGAAGCTCTCAAAAAAGCTCCTGGAGTATCTGTAGTTGACGACTTTAAAAATGGCATCTATCCTACACCTGTTGACGTCGCGGGAAAAGATGATGTTTTGGTCGGACGAATAAGAAAAGATGATACAATAGATAACGGCTTGAACCTGTGGATTGTAGGAGATAATTTAAGGAAAGGAGCAGCTTTAAACGCTGTTCAAATAGCAGAAATCTTGATACAGGAAAACCTTATTTAA
- a CDS encoding RidA family protein → MKEIKTEKAPLPVGPYSQAVTVNDFLFISGQIGIDPETGKLREGIEKQTEQILKNIEEILKAAGTEKDKIVKTTIFVKDIKNFQKVNAIYKKFFENSSVFPARSTVEVSNLPLNAEIEIECVAIL, encoded by the coding sequence ATGAAAGAGATAAAAACAGAAAAAGCTCCATTACCTGTTGGGCCTTACTCTCAGGCAGTAACTGTAAACGACTTTCTATTTATATCAGGACAAATAGGCATAGACCCTGAAACAGGAAAACTTAGGGAAGGAATAGAAAAACAAACAGAGCAGATTTTAAAAAATATTGAAGAGATACTTAAAGCCGCAGGGACTGAAAAAGATAAAATCGTAAAAACAACCATATTCGTAAAAGATATAAAAAATTTTCAGAAAGTTAACGCCATCTATAAAAAGTTTTTTGAAAATTCATCTGTTTTCCCAGCCCGCTCCACAGTTGAAGTTTCAAACCTTCCACTAAACGCAGAGATAGAGATAGAATGTGTGGCAATTCTTTAA